A genomic stretch from Aminobacter aminovorans includes:
- the nagA gene encoding N-acetylglucosamine-6-phosphate deacetylase, with the protein MSERLAIAAGRIFDGDAWHQDAALLVADGLVEGIVARGDIPAGVKVTEAGAMLVPGFIDLQVNGGGGLMLNDKPDVDTLEVICKAQMPFGTTAVLPTLITDTREITRSTIAAGIEAARRKMPGFLGLHLEGPHLSLARKGAHDPQLIRPMDADDEAALIAARPSMPVLLTTVAPESVKADQVKALADAGIVVSLGHTDTSYRTAKEYAEAGASMATHLFNAMSQIGNREPGLAGAAVEISRFSAGLIADGIHVDPATMKIALKAKNGPARIFLVTDAMATIGTDLKSFELNGRTIKRENGRLTLENGTLAGADLDMISAIRFMHETIGYELGEAIRMASLYPAEAVGQEKRLGRLAKGYQANAVQLTEGLDVSGTWIDGKRVFGA; encoded by the coding sequence ATGAGCGAACGTCTTGCCATTGCTGCCGGGCGCATCTTCGACGGTGATGCCTGGCACCAGGATGCCGCGCTGCTCGTCGCGGACGGGCTGGTCGAGGGCATCGTCGCGCGGGGTGACATTCCCGCTGGCGTGAAGGTGACGGAGGCAGGCGCCATGCTCGTCCCCGGCTTCATCGACCTGCAGGTCAATGGCGGCGGCGGGTTGATGCTCAACGACAAGCCGGACGTCGACACGCTCGAAGTCATCTGCAAGGCGCAGATGCCCTTCGGCACGACGGCCGTGCTGCCGACGCTGATCACCGACACACGTGAGATCACCCGATCGACCATCGCGGCCGGTATCGAAGCGGCCAGGCGCAAGATGCCGGGCTTCCTCGGCCTGCATCTCGAGGGGCCGCATCTGTCGCTTGCCCGCAAGGGCGCGCACGATCCCCAGCTGATCCGCCCGATGGACGCCGACGACGAGGCAGCTTTGATCGCCGCGCGTCCGTCGATGCCCGTGCTCCTCACCACCGTCGCGCCGGAATCGGTCAAGGCCGACCAGGTCAAGGCGCTGGCCGATGCCGGCATCGTCGTCAGCCTCGGCCACACCGACACCAGCTACCGCACGGCGAAGGAATATGCCGAGGCGGGTGCGTCGATGGCGACACATCTATTCAACGCCATGAGCCAGATCGGCAACCGCGAGCCCGGCCTTGCCGGTGCCGCCGTCGAGATATCACGCTTCTCGGCCGGCCTGATCGCCGACGGCATCCATGTCGACCCGGCAACGATGAAGATCGCACTCAAGGCCAAGAACGGCCCTGCCCGCATCTTCCTCGTCACCGACGCCATGGCGACCATCGGCACCGACCTCAAGTCGTTCGAGCTCAACGGCCGCACCATCAAGCGCGAGAACGGACGGCTGACGCTTGAGAACGGCACGCTGGCCGGCGCCGACCTCGACATGATCTCGGCAATCCGCTTCATGCACGAGACGATCGGCTACGAGCTCGGCGAGGCTATCCGCATGGCCTCGCTCTATCCGGCGGAAGCCGTCGGCCAGGAAAAGCGCCTCGGCCGCCTTGCCAAGGGCTATCAGGCGAATGCCGTGCAGCTGACCGAGGGGCTCGACGTGTCGGGCACCTGGATCGATGGCAAGAGGGTATTTGGCGCCTAG